A region of Panicum virgatum strain AP13 chromosome 8N, P.virgatum_v5, whole genome shotgun sequence DNA encodes the following proteins:
- the LOC120686815 gene encoding receptor kinase-like protein Xa21, with amino-acid sequence MAMRSMSLLLLLLLLSFSVSISTAPVAAQADDAAALLAFKAAAVGDGSALASWNSSNGFCSWEGVTCGGRHRRAVALNLSSHGLTGFLSPAIGNMSFLRTLDLSNNGLVGDIPTSLGRLRRLQSLKLSQNAFSGEVPGNLTSCTSLELINLSFNQLRGPVPRDLGNRLTRLRALRLYNNSLTGSIPASLGNLSSLTVLGLSFDQLRGSIPPSLGGVTGLQYLVLGSNLLSGEPPQSLYNLSSLQLLEFRANMLHGAIPADISSRFPSISFLSFAVNQFAGPVPASISNLTSLQILDLMSNRLSGYVPRGLGRLRSLQRALLGYNRLEANDKEGWEFFASMSNCSMLQQLEIHGNAAFTGQIPHSIGNLSATLQLLILQDTGILGSITSAIGNLVGLQCFSACDTSISGVIPDSIGKLGNLIELFLCNTSLSGVIPSSIGDLSKLTTLYAYNSNLEGPLPTSLGKLTNLTALDLDQNHLNGLIPTEIFSLSLLSTTLDLSYNLLSGPLPSEVGRLKNLNYLVLSGNQLSGKIPESIGECIVLQELWLDNNLFEGSIPQSLNNIKGLIRLKLDVNKLSGPIPNALGTLHSLQELYLAHNILSGPIPTLLQNLTSLLELDMSFNNLQGEVPQEGIFKNFGNFSIRGNNELCGGIPQLHLAPCHMRSVKKNRKRQIRSLQIGFGTTSALLLLAFVIASIHFMHNKLKRKQKSPFEQLIVEEQFGRVSYQTIANGTNGFSEDNLLGKGSFGAVYKCTFQDEQTITAVKVFNLEQSGSNRSFVAECEALRRMRHRCLLKIITCCSSINQHHEEFKALVFEFMPNGSLNGWLHPKSGMPTISNTLSLEQRLNIAVDIMDALDYLHNHCQPPIVHCDLKPSNILLTEDMSVRVGDFGISRILPESASRTLQNSNSTIGLRGSIGYVAPEYGEGSTVSTLGDVYSLGILLLEMFTGRSPTDDMFRDSIDLHKFSEDALPDRIWEIADASMWLHADIDHSTRRSIIENCLVSAIALGISCSKKQLRERALIQDAAVEMHHIRDSYLNFARSHMVEHRGVAITL; translated from the exons ATGGCAATGCGCTCAAtgagcttgctgctgctgctgctgctgctatccTTCTCCGTCTCCATCTCGACGGCACCCGTGGCTGCACAAGCCGACGACGCGGCTGCACTGCTGGCCTTCAAGGCCGCGGCGGTCGGCGACGGCAGTGCGCTCGCCTCCTGGAACAGTAGCAACGGGTTCTGCAGCTGGGAGGGGGTCACCTGCGGGGGCAGGCACCGGCGAGCGGTGGCGCTGAACCTGTCCTCGCACGGGCTCACCGGGTTCCTCTCCCCGGCCATCGGCAACATGTCGTTCCTCAGGACCCTCGACCTGAGCAACAACGGGCTCGTCGGGGACATCCCCACTAGCCtcggccgcctgcgccgcctccaAAGCCTCAAGCTGAGCCAGAACGCCTTCTCCGGCGAGGTCCCCGGCAACCTGACCTCCTGCACCAGCCTAGAGTTGATCAACCTCAGCTTCAACCAGCTCCGGGGGCCTGTGCCCCGCGATCTCGGCAACAGGCTGACACGCCTCAGGGCTCTCCGCCTGTACAACAACAGTCTCACCGGCTCCATTCCGGCGTCGCTCGGCAACCTATCGTCACTTACCGTCCTAGGCCTCTCGTTCGACCAGCTGCGCGGCTCGATCCCGCCGAGCCTCGGAGGCGTCACCGGCCTCCAGTACCTCGTGCTCGGCTCGAACCTCCTCTCCGGTGAGCCCCCGCAGTCCCTTTACAACTTGTCTTCGTTACAGCTGCTGGAGTTTCGGGCCAACATGCTCCACGGAGCCATTCCTGCAGACATCAGCAGCAGGTTCCCCAGCATAAGCTTTCTGAGCTTTGCTGTGAACCAGTTCGCCGGTCCTGTACCTGCTTCAATCTCCAACCTCACCTCTCTGCAAATACTCGATCTCATGAGTAACAGGCTTAGTGGGTATGTGCCTCGAGGGCTAGGGAGGCTGCGATCTCTGCAACGTGCTCTCTTGGGTTACAATAGGCTAGAGGCAAACGACAAGGAAGGCTGGGAATTCTTTGCTTCCATGTCAAACTGCAGCATGCTCCAGCAGCTAGAAATCCACGGCAATGCAGCTTTCACTGGGCAGATACCACACTCGATAGGGAATCTCTCTGCAACACTACAACTCCTTATCTTGCAAGACACTGGGATCTTAGGAAGCATTACCTCGGCCATTGGCAATCTGGTCGGCCTCCAATGCTTTAGTGCGTGTGATACTTCTATATCCGGAGTGATTCCAGATAGCATCGGCAAGCTGGGAAACCTGATTGAACTATTTTTGTGCAACACTAGCTTGTCAGGCGTCATACCCTCATCTATCGGAGACCTCTCAAAGTTGACTACACTATATGCATACAATAGCAACCTGGAGGGCCCGCTTCCAACAAGCTTAGGGAAGCTAACGAATCTAACAGCCCTTGATCTGGACCAGAACCATTTGAACGGTTTAATTCCAACAGAGATTTTCAGCTTGTCTCTACTTTCCACAACCTTGGACTTATCCTACAATTTACTATCAGGGCCCCTTCCTTCTGAAGTTGGTCGCTTGAAGAACCTAAATTACTTGGTTCTATCAGGAAACCAACTGTCTGGCAAGATACCTGAAAGTATAGGCGAGTGCATCGTGCTGCAAGAACTTTGGTTGGACAATAACTTATTCGAGGGAAGCATACCTCAATCTCTAAATAATATAAAGGGGCTTATACGACTTAAACTGGATGTGAACAAGTTGTCTGGACCTATTCCTAATGCCCTTGGGACTCTCCATAGCTTGCAAGAGTTGTACCTAGCACATAATATCTTGTCAGGGCCAATCCCTACGCTCCTACAAAATTTGACATCGTTATTAGAATTGGATATGTCCTTCAACAACCTGCAAGGGGAGGTGCCTCAAGAGGGGATTTTCAAAAATTTCGGTAACTTTTCAATTAGAGGGAACAACGAGCTCTGTGGTGGAATACCTCAGCTTCATTTAGCTCCATGCCACATGAGATCTgtgaaaaagaatagaaaaagGCAAATAAGGTCGCTTCAGATAGGTTTTGGAACAACTAGTGCACTCTtgctcttagcttttgttattgCTTCCATACATTTTATGCACAACAAGCTTAAAAGAAAGCAGAAGAGCCCATTCGAACAACTAATAGTTGAGGAACAATTTGGAAGAGTTTCTTACCAAACAATAGCAAATGGAACAAATGGATTCTCCGAAGACAATTTACTTGGTAAAGGAAGCTTCGGAGCGGTATATAAATGCACATTTCAAGATGAGCAAACTATCACCGCCGTGAAGGTTTTTAACCTTGAACAATCTGGATCCAATAGAAGTTTTGTGGCTGAATGTGAGGCACTGAGGCGGATGCGCCACCGTTGTCTCTTAAAGATCATCACTTGTTGCTCCAGCATCAATCAGCACCATGAAGAGTTTAAGGCACTAGTTTTTGAGTTCATGCCCAATGGTAGCTTGAACGGTTGGCTTCATCCGAAATCTGGTATGCCCACTATAAGCAATACTCTAAGCCTAGAACAAAGGCTAAACATTGCTGTTGATATCATGGATGCATTGGACTATCTTCATAATCACTGTCAGCCACCAATTGTTCATTGTGATCTCAAGCCAAGCAACATTCTTCTCACAGAAGACATGAGTGTTCGAGTTGGAGACTTTGGCATATCTAGAATCCTTCCAGAAAGTGCAAGTAGAACTCTGCAAAATTCCAATAGCACAATTGGACTAAGAGGCTCCATTGGCTATGTTGCACCAG AATATGGTGAAGGTTCCACAGTCTCAACTCTCGGAGATGTTTATAGCCTTGGCATATTGCTTCTTGAGATGTTCACAGGAAGGAGCCCAACAGATGATATGTTTAGGGATTCAATTGATCTACATAAATTTTCAGAAGATGCTCTTCCGGATAGAATCTGGGAGATAGCTGATGCATCAATGTGGCTCCACGCAGATATTGATCACAGCACTAGAAGAAGCATAATAGAGAATTGCTTGGTTTCTGCCATTGCCCTCGGAATATCCTGCTCAAAGAAACAACTTAGGGAGCGGGCGCTAATACAGGATGCCGCCGTTGAGATGCATCATATCAGGGATTCATACCTCAATTTTGCCCGATCTCATATGGTAGAACATAGAGGAGTAGCAATAACTCTGTAG